The genomic window CGCAGCAACGGCGAGGCCAACAGCCCGGCCAGCCCGGCCAGCACGACGATCAAAACGCGCTGAACGTCTTGGCGATGTTCACCGCGGCCGGGCCCATGATGATCATGAACAGCGCCGGGAAGATGCAGAAGACGATCGGCATCAGGATCTTCACCGGCACCTTCTGGGCCGCTTCCTCGGCCCGCTGACGGCGCTGCAGCCGCATCTCGTGCGCCTGCTCGCGCAGCACGCCGGCGATCGGGATACCGCGGTCGCTGGCCTGCACGACGGCCCGGACGAACGTGTGGATCTCGGTGACCGTCGTCCGCGCGGCCAGCGCGCGCAGCGCTTCCGACCGTGACCGGCCCAGCTGCAACTCCTGCAGCACCCGGACGATCTCCCGGATGAACGGTCCGCGGCCGTTCTGGGCCACCTGGGCCAGCGCGGCGTCGAACCCGAGCCCGGCCTCGACGCTGATCACCAGCGTGTCGAGGACGTCGGTCAGCGTCCGCTGCAGGTTCTGCTGGTGCTTCTGGCCGGCGTTGTAGACGAGCAGGTTCGGCAGGAGGAACCCGCCGACCCCGCCGAGGATCAGGCCGAGCACGGCCCCGCTGCCCCCGCCGAACGCCGATCCGAAGTACAGCCCGACGAAGAGGCCGCCGATCATCGCGCCCCCCTTCGCGGCGACGATCCGCTCGATCGGCCATTCCGGCGGGTTACCGGCGAACGAGAGCTGCTTGGTCAGCCGGGCCTCGGAGTTCGGCAGCATCAGCGCCTTGCCGACGACCCCGCACCGACGCCGGGCGACGATCCGGGCCCGCTCGACGAGCGAGCGCTGCCCGACCGGCACCGCGCCCCGGCGGACCATCTCGAACGCCTCGAGCGAGCGCAGCAGCTTCTCGCCCGGACGCAGCGTCACGGTCAGCGACCAGGCCATCGTCATGACCGCGGCGAGGATGGCCGCCAGCGACAGGATCAGTACGAACGCCACGGCTACACCTCCACCTTGACCAGTTTCCGGAGCCAGACCGCCCCGAGGATCATGAACACGATGGCGCCGACCAGCAGCCCGATCCCGATCGACGTCGTGTAGAGCGGCTTCACGTAGGCGCGGCGCACCGCGAACATGAACCCGCCGACGCCGATCGGCAGCGCGAGCAGCACGTACGCCGACATCCGTCCCTCGGCCGAGAGCGCCCGGACGTGCCGCTCGAGCCGTCCGCGCTCGCGCATCGTCTCGACGGTCGTCTCGACCACCTCGGCCAGCGAACCGCCGACGTCGCTCTGGATCCGCAGCGCCATCACCAACCAGAGCACGTCCCGGCTGTTGTTGCGCTCGGCGACCCGCTCCAGGGCCTCCTCGAGGTTGCCGCCGAGCCGGATC from Cryptosporangium phraense includes these protein-coding regions:
- a CDS encoding type II secretion system F family protein encodes the protein MAFVLILSLAAILAAVMTMAWSLTVTLRPGEKLLRSLEAFEMVRRGAVPVGQRSLVERARIVARRRCGVVGKALMLPNSEARLTKQLSFAGNPPEWPIERIVAAKGGAMIGGLFVGLYFGSAFGGGSGAVLGLILGGVGGFLLPNLLVYNAGQKHQQNLQRTLTDVLDTLVISVEAGLGFDAALAQVAQNGRGPFIREIVRVLQELQLGRSRSEALRALAARTTVTEIHTFVRAVVQASDRGIPIAGVLREQAHEMRLQRRQRAEEAAQKVPVKILMPIVFCIFPALFMIIMGPAAVNIAKTFSAF